In Tachysurus fulvidraco isolate hzauxx_2018 chromosome 11, HZAU_PFXX_2.0, whole genome shotgun sequence, one DNA window encodes the following:
- the omgb gene encoding oligodendrocyte-myelin glycoprotein, whose product MSASMLACLLLLMLCAVSVLAICPLRCSCGRGHRVVDCSGQGLVLLPNSLQHNINFLNLSHNRLQDLDGALSHFAHLRTLDISHNHLDHLPVGLPRALWDIHASANRIRHLEKNDTAFHWNLQSLDLSNNQLERVVFINNTLPSLQVLNLSHNKFWTVPTNMPNNLEVVDLSHNFLLQILPGSLDRLPRLSQFYLHANRFALVSEGVFNRLEALQLLTLGDNPWACEDEENITHLLNWVQQTPAKVLGCPCYIRPTCGEAHLSTARTRHSASYTETPLGADTRDQPHVHAVTSGYLSKSASLNFPYNWSTENTSGESEQAKTKGVGLLTSTLYSLSTQTSTPIRTRSTKKVLPGKARSTSIQIHPCKHHTVALNLLGTAIILSNF is encoded by the coding sequence ATGTCTGCATCTATGCTGGCATGCTTGCTGCTCCTGATGCTATGTGCAGTGTCTGTGCTGGCTATCTGTCCCCTGAGGTGTTCCTGTGGCAGGGGACATCGAGTAGTGGACTGCTCTGGCCAAGGCCTCGTACTGCTACCAAACAGCCTGCAGCACAACATTAATTTCCTCAACTTGTCCCACAACCGGCTACAAGACCTAGATGGAGCTCTCAGCCACTTCGCCCACTTAAGAACTCTGGATATCTCACACAACCATCTCGACCACCTTCCGGTTGGCCTGCCGCGAGCACTGTGGGACATCCATGCATCGGCTAATCGCATTCGTCACCTTGAGAAAAATGACACTGCGTTCCACTGGAACCTGCAGTCCTTAGACTTATCAAACAATCAGTTAGAACGTGTGGTTTTCATTAACAACACACTACCCAGTCTACAAGTACTCAACCTAAGCCACAACAAGTTCTGGACTGTTCCAACCAACATGCCCAACAATCTGGAAGTGGTGGACCTGTCCCACAACTTTCTGCTACAGATACTGCCTGGCTCACTAGACCGCCTTCCCAGACTGTCTCAGTTTTATTTGCATGCTAATCGCTTTGCTTTAGTGAGTGAGGGTGTATTCAATCGGCTGGAAGCATTGCAACTCCTTACACTTGGAGATAACCCCTGGGCCTGTGAGGATGAGGAAAATATCACGCATCTACTAAACTGGGTACAACAGACCCCGGCAAAGGTGCTGGGCTGCCCTTGCTACATCAGGCCTACGTGTGGGGAAGCCCACCTGTCCACCGCCAGAACCCGGCACTCGGCTTCATACACTGAAACGCCATTGGGTGCTGACACACGAGATCAACCACATGTGCATGCGGTCACTTCGGGATACCTCTCCAAATCAGCATCGCTCAACTTTCCATACAATTGGAGTACTGAAAATACCTCTGGAGAATCTGAGCAGGCAAAGACCAAGGGTGTGGGACTTCTCACGTCCACACTGTACAGTCTCTCAACTCAGACAAGCACACCAATCCGTACACGGAGCACCAAAAAGGTATTGCCTGGTAAAGCTCGCAGCACAAGCATCCAAATCCATCCCTGCAAACACCATACTGTCGCATTAAACCTTTTGGGCACAGCAATCATCCTCAGTAACTTCTGA